In the genome of Streptomyces sp. Tu 3180, the window TAGGCTGGCACCGTGCGCACGGTGGAACTGCTGCCCGACGCCGCCACTGAGCTGCGCGTTCGGGAAGTGTGGCGCAGGATGGCCGACGCCGGACTGCCCAGTCTCGCGGAACACCGGCACCCGACCAATCGGCCCCACGTGACCCTCGCGACGTGCGAGGACATCCCTCCCTCGACGAAGGCGGAGCTCGCGGCCGTTCTCGGCAACGGTCTGCCCGCGCCGTTCCGACTGGACGGGCTGCTGCACTTCGCCGGACGCACCCGTGTGCTCGCCTGGCGCGTCGTCGCCGACGCGGAACTCACCGAGCTGCACCGGCGGGTGTGGGACGTACTCGCCCCCACCGCCGGCCACCTCAACCCGCTCCACGCCCCGGAACGGTGGATCCCGCACCTGACCCTGGCCCGGTCGCGCCGCACGCCGGCGCAGTGGCCCGCCCCCCTCCTGCCCGCCGCGCTGCGCGGACCCTGGGAGGCGACCTTCACCGGCGCCCGCAGCTACGACTCCACGACGCGCACCGTCGAAAGCCTCGGAGGCGAGGCCCGCCCGCCGGCCGGATAAGACGGCCGGCGACGGGGCGGACACCGCCCGGCACGACAGCGGCGGCCGCATACCGCGAGGCCCCTCCCGGCTGCTCCACCCTCAGCGGCTACGTCCCGGACGGCGCCGATCGCCGCGGGCATGCAACGCACTCGGACGGGCAGACGAAGGTCCTGAACGGGAGGAAACATGAGCATGACGACGGAGACGGCCAAAAGAGCGGAAGCGGAGACCGGCCGGTGCGGTGAGTGCGGCGGTCGTGCCACCTCTTCGCCGGACGAGGCGGACGAGACGGAGGAGACCCCGCGCGAACGGGTCAACCGCCGGTGGAACGAGATCATGCAGGAGACACGCGTCGCGCAGACGGGAGTCCAGATCCTCTTCGGTTTCCTGCTCAGCGTCGCCTTCACCCCCCTCTTCCACGACCTGGGGACGTTCGACCACGTCGTCTACGTCATCACGGTGGTCTCGGGCGCGGCGGCGACCGCCTCCCTGATAGCGCCGGTGTCGATCCACCGTTTCCTGTCCGGGCAGCGCATGAAGGACGAGACGGTGAGGGCGGCGCACCGGCTCATGATGTGCGGGATGGTCCTGCTGGCCGTGACCATCGGCTGCACCCTGCTCCTGATCCTGCACGTCGTCGTACCGGGCTTCATGGCGAAACTGCTCGTCGGCGGCGTGATGTTGTGGTTCGTGCTGTCCTGGTACGCCCTCCCCCTGTGGCTGCGCCACCGCTCGGCCCGCCGGCCGGCACAGCAGGAGAAGTCCTGACGGAAGCTCAGCGGGCGTCACTCCGGCTGCCGGTCCGTGGCCGTGCCGCCGGGCGGGCTCCCGGTCACGTACGAGCCGAGCCCGGGGCTCCGTCCGCGTCTGCGAGGGCGATGCCCGGGCATACGGGATTCATCCCTGGGAAAGGAGTTCGCCCATGCTCGGCATAGCCGCGGCGGTGCTGTTCTTCATCGCCTTCCTGATCAACGCGGCGGAGATCGGCACCAACGACGTGTTCTCTTCGGTGAACGTCATGCTGCTGGGGCTGACCGCCCTGGCCCTGCACGTCGCGGGAATCGGGACCGCCCGGCCCCGCAGACGCTGATCCGGCTCCACGAAGGCCCGGTGACGTCCTGTCACCGGGCCTTCGTGGAGCCGGAAGGGCGGAAAGAGCGAGCCCGGGCCGACGGATCCCGTGACCGGGCGGGCCCTCGTCGGCCGTCGCCGCGCCGTGTGCCCGCGAACGTCTTCAGCGCAGCAACTGGACGATGGCGCACGTGCCGACGACGACGATGAAGACGCGGAGCGCCGTCGGAGGCAGCCGGCGCCCGATCCGCGCACCGAGCTGCCCGCCGACCGCGGAGCCCACGGCGATGAGGAGGACGGCGGTCCAGTCGAAGTCGGCGACGAAGAGGAAGAACAGTGCCGCGATGCTGTTCACGATCGCCGCGAGGACGTTCTTCACGGCGTTGAGGCGCTGGAGGGTGTCGTCGAGCAGCGTGCCCATCAGGGAGAGGTAGATGATCCCCTGGGCCGCCGTGAAGTAGCCGCCGTACACGCTGGCGAGCAGGAGACCGCCGAAGAGGGCCGGGCCGCCGTCGGTCCTCGTGACGGTTCCCGCGCGGGTGCGGCGCCGCTGCACGGCCGCGGACAGGCGCGGCTGGAGCACGACGAGGACCAGCGCGAGCGTCACGAGGACGGGGACGATCGTCTCGAAGGCGGTCTCCGGGAGCATGAGCAGCAGCACCGCTCCGGCCAGCCCGCCGATCGCGGCGGCGGTGCCCAGCCGCAGGACCAGCGAACGCTGCCCCTTGAGCTCCTCCCGGTAGCCGATGGCGCCGCTGACGGATCCGGGAATCAGTCCCAGGGCGTTGGACACGGTCGCCGTCACCGGCGGCAGCCCCGTGGCGAGGAGCACCGGGAACGTGATCAGCGTTCCCGATCCGACGATGGTGTTGATGGTGCCGGCGCCCATGCCGGCGGTGAAGACCGCCAGTGACTCCCAGATGGTCAACGCCTTCTCCTTCGCGCTCGGCGGACGCCTCCCCGCCCTTGAGGGTCGAGGGGCCTCACCGATCATGCACGAGGGGTGTCCGCGCCGGTGGAAGGGGGGGCCTCCTGGACCGCGGGCCGACGCGACCGGGACGACCGGGACGGCCGGGACGGCCGGAGGAACAGGCCGGACGGTGCGGACCGCGAGGAGGGAGGCGGTCTCGTCGCGGACGAGGACGCGAGGGTGGGTGGGACGGTGGCGGGGCGGGCACGGCCTCGGGGGGCCCGTCGTTCAGAACACCCACCGCGTATGGGTGTAGACCCCGTTGTCCCGGCCGAAGCCGTACGCCGTGACCGGGGCCACCGCGAACACCACCGCGTCCCCCTTGCGGAACGTGTCCCCGAGCCCGTGGAAGGTGCCCTGGGGCGAGGTGATGTGCGACCCGTACTTCGCCTCGTGCGCCGCGATCACCTCCTCCAGCACCGCCGGGTCGGCAACCGGCACGGCCTTGCCCTCGACCACGAGGTCGAGTCCTTCGGTGAGCGAGTTCCCGCCGGTGGTCAGCGCACAGTGCGCGTCCTGAGCGAGGTTCCTCGCCTTCTGCTCCCCCGGCCCGGTGGAGAAGTACAGCACGCCGTCGTGCCAGACGGCGATCACGGGCGTGACGTGCAGCCGCCCGTCGGGCCGCACCGTGGACACCCAGAAGATCTCTGCGGCCTCCAACTGCCGTTGGGCCTCGGCCCACTCGGTGGCGGCGACGTCCGCGGCGCCCGGCCGGGAGGTGAGAGCGGAGCTGTAGCGGGCGTCGAGCTCGGCCGTGGGTTGCTTTGCGGGTCCCTGAGTCGGCATGGCGGATCTCCTTCCTCGCTCCCTCCTAACCACTGGCGGTCCGAGCCGAAACCACCACCGCACCCGTTCGTGTCCCTCCGTGCGCCCGGTGAGGCACAGTCGTGGCCCGCCCCGGCCCGCACCGGCGAGCAGCGCCCGCAGCAGTTGACGGCGGTCGTCCCGGACCATGCGACGAACTCGACGGCCGGTCCGCGGGGAGGCATGCGCACCCGGGGGACGCGGAAAGGGAGGCTCAGGCGGGGGAGGGGATCTCTGCGGTGACCTCCGGACGCCCGCCGGACCGCCCCCTCACGGGCGGCGATCCGGCAACCGCCGCTCACTCGGTGTCCGGAAGCCGCAGCCACTCCTCCCACGTCAGGTCCCGTCCGA includes:
- a CDS encoding pyridoxamine 5'-phosphate oxidase family protein; this encodes MPTQGPAKQPTAELDARYSSALTSRPGAADVAATEWAEAQRQLEAAEIFWVSTVRPDGRLHVTPVIAVWHDGVLYFSTGPGEQKARNLAQDAHCALTTGGNSLTEGLDLVVEGKAVPVADPAVLEEVIAAHEAKYGSHITSPQGTFHGLGDTFRKGDAVVFAVAPVTAYGFGRDNGVYTHTRWVF
- a CDS encoding DUF6328 family protein, translating into MTTETAKRAEAETGRCGECGGRATSSPDEADETEETPRERVNRRWNEIMQETRVAQTGVQILFGFLLSVAFTPLFHDLGTFDHVVYVITVVSGAAATASLIAPVSIHRFLSGQRMKDETVRAAHRLMMCGMVLLAVTIGCTLLLILHVVVPGFMAKLLVGGVMLWFVLSWYALPLWLRHRSARRPAQQEKS
- a CDS encoding sulfite exporter TauE/SafE family protein — protein: MTIWESLAVFTAGMGAGTINTIVGSGTLITFPVLLATGLPPVTATVSNALGLIPGSVSGAIGYREELKGQRSLVLRLGTAAAIGGLAGAVLLLMLPETAFETIVPVLVTLALVLVVLQPRLSAAVQRRRTRAGTVTRTDGGPALFGGLLLASVYGGYFTAAQGIIYLSLMGTLLDDTLQRLNAVKNVLAAIVNSIAALFFLFVADFDWTAVLLIAVGSAVGGQLGARIGRRLPPTALRVFIVVVGTCAIVQLLR
- a CDS encoding 2'-5' RNA ligase family protein, which encodes MRTVELLPDAATELRVREVWRRMADAGLPSLAEHRHPTNRPHVTLATCEDIPPSTKAELAAVLGNGLPAPFRLDGLLHFAGRTRVLAWRVVADAELTELHRRVWDVLAPTAGHLNPLHAPERWIPHLTLARSRRTPAQWPAPLLPAALRGPWEATFTGARSYDSTTRTVESLGGEARPPAG